One Mangifera indica cultivar Alphonso chromosome 4, CATAS_Mindica_2.1, whole genome shotgun sequence genomic region harbors:
- the LOC123213562 gene encoding B3 domain-containing transcription factor VRN1-like — translation MPCTGRKVRPITPNSLVEPPLHFFKVILPTTLAEKKLRIPESFVNRFRDELSAVAKLGVPNGHVWQVGLTIDGENIWFQESWHDFVQYYSISIGYFLVFKYAKNSTFQVLIFDKTACEIQYPYNAQEAVNDEQAEIKIKPQSNVKNSKVGPPKNKFKMEEMYDFFSSLEEMGIYIADKHRLPSIKQRKRAIDIARFFKPRKPSVMFIFQQHCLREQIHLPIKFANKYISSKARHIIFQISDEKEWLVQIQKLNTGGFRLTKGWTGFLKDCGLKGGDICIFEPMIRKKNHLTLKVSVFNAAMELT, via the exons ATGCCTTGTACAGGAAGAAAAGTACGTCCAATAACACCAAATTCTTTGGTGGAGCCACCATTACACTTTTTCAAGGTTATCCTTCCCACTACCCTGGCAGAGAAGAAGCTG AGGATTCCTGAAAGCTTTGTCAATAGGTTTAGAGATGAACTTTCTGCAGTTGCAAAGCTCGGTGTTCCTAATGGTCATGTTTGGCAAGTGGGGTTGACAATTGATGGGGAAAATATTTGGTTTCAGGAGAGTTGGCACGACTTTGttcaatattattcaatcaGTATTGGATACTTCTTGGTTTTCAAATATGCAAAGAATTCAACTTTCCAGGTCCTTATCTTTGATAAGACTGCTTGCGAGATTCAGTATCCATATAATGCTCAAGAAGCTGTAAATGATGAGCAGgctgaaattaaaattaagccACAAAGCAATGTGAAGAACTCAAAGGTTGGGccaccaaaaaataaatttaaaatggaAGAAATGTATGACTTTTTCTCTTCACTTGAAGAAATGGGAATCTACATTGCTGATAAACATAGACTTCCTTcgataaaacaaagaaagagagcAATTGATATCGCCAGATTTTTCAAGCCAAGAAAGCCTTCGgtcatgtttatttttcaacaGCATTGTCTACGCGAACAGATT CATCTGCCGATCAAATTTGCTAACAAGTACATAAGTAGCAAAGCCAGACATATcatatttcaaatttctgaTGAAAAAGAGTGGCTTGTCCAAATCCAGAAGCTCAATACTGGAGGTTTTCGTTTAACCAAAGGATGGACTGGATTTCTAAAAGACTGTGGCTTGAAGGGAGGAGATATCTGCATCTTTGAGCCTATGATCAGAAAGAAAAACCACCTTACTTTAAAAGTTTCAGTATTTAATGCAGCTATGGAGTTAACATGA
- the LOC123213161 gene encoding B3 domain-containing transcription factor VRN1-like — protein sequence MPRPSFHKLILSSTFRERKLRIPENFVKKFKDELSVAATLIVPNGNVSRVGLKRVDNKIWFNDGWREFMERYSICIGYFLVFRYEGHSSFNVHIYNLPPSEINYHSNPYSRAEVTYHSKHYRIFEEMEDDDSEFVDHSTLNETFNSPAPQNLLASSKYKNDINYAGEVNLHQSKVTLYSPDGELERLKKAGRKKRKIDPYSQDSSVQAEHEGEMRFRFYESASARKRTATAEEREKAINAAKSFEPTNPFCRVVLRPSYLYRGCIMYLPSCFAEKHLNGISGFIKLQMSDGKQWPVRCLYKGGRAKFSQGWYEFTLENNLGEGDVCVFEVLRVREFVLKVTVFRIMEITGYVNRLTQ from the exons ATGCCACGCCCTTCTTTTCACAAGCTTATTCTCTCCTCCACCTTTAGAGAAAGGAAGCTG AGGATTCCAGAAAACTTTGTCAAGAAGTTCAAAGATGAGCTTTCCGTAGCTGCTACACTTATTGTTCCTAATGGTAATGTTTCGCGTGTAGGATTAAAAAGAGTTGACAACAAAATTTGGTTTAATGACGGCTGGCGAGAATTTATGGAACGTTACTCTATATGTATTGGGTACTTTTTGGTCTTCAGATATGAAGGACATTCATCCTTCAATGTTCACATATATAATTTGCCGCCTTCTGAGATTAATTATCATTCAAATCCTTACAGTAGAGCCGAAGTGACTTATCATAGCAAACACTATCGTATATTTGAAGAAATGGAAGATGATGACTCAGAATTTGTAGATCATTCAACACTGAATGAAACTTTCAATTCTCCAGCACCTCAGAATTTGCTTGCTAGTTCCAAATACAAGAACGACATAAATTATGCTGGTGAAGTAAACTTACATCAATCAAAAG TGACATTGTATTCCCCAGATGGAGAACTAGAAAGGCTTAAAAAAGCTGGGCGAAAAAAGCGGAAGATCGATCCCT ATAGTCAGGATTCATCAGTTCAAGCTGAACATGAAGGAGAAATGCGCtttagattttatgaaagtGCTTCAGCAAGAAAGAGAACGGCGACAGCTGAGGAAAGAGAAAAGGCGATCAATGCTGCCAAATCTTTTGAGCCAACCAATCCTTTCTGCAGGGTCGTCCTGCGACCATCTTACTTATATAGGGGGTGTATTATG TATCTTCCATCCTGCTTTGCCGAGAAACATCTAAATGGGATTTCAGGATTCATTAAGTTACAGATGTCTGATGGGAAGCAATGGCCTGTTCGATGTCTATATAAAGGAGGCAGAGCAAAGTTCAGTCAAGGCTGGTATGAATTTACCCTGGAGAATAATTTGGGGGAAGGAGATGTTTGTGTCTTTGAGGTGCTTAGGGTGAGGGAATTTGTGCTGAAAGTAACTGTATTTCGCATCATGGAAATTACAGGATATGTGAATCGACTGACCCAGTAA
- the LOC123214074 gene encoding flavanone 3-dioxygenase 2-like: MGKVDPAFIQAPEHRPKLSVVEAQGIPLIDLSALNSSEGTIDGALVSQIGDACKKWGFFQVINHGVPLEKRQRIEDVARKFFALLLEEKRKVRRDEKKVLGYYDTEHTKNVRDWKEVFDFTVYDPTFIPASPDPDDEEITEWHNQWPQNPPELREALEEYAKEMEKLAFKLLELIALSLALPGNIFQGFFKEQTTYIRLNHYPPCPAPHLTLGVGRHKDSGALTVLAQDDVGGLEVKRKSDGKWVRVKPTPDSYTINVGDMVQVWSNEAYESVEHRVMVNSERERFSIAYFLMPAHYTIVKPLDEVINEQNPAKYRAYKWGRFFAQRKLSNFRKLDVENIQISHFKIEDLSNKLEGALKIKK, encoded by the exons ATGGGGAAAGTAGATCCAGCTTTCATTCAGGCGCCTGAACACAGGCCTAAACTTTCCGTCGTTGAAGCCCAAGGCATACCTTTGATTGATCTCTCAGCTTTAAACTCTTCTGAAGGCACCATTGATGGAGCCCTGGTTTCGCAGATAGGTGATGCATGCAAGAAATGGGGGTTCTTCCAGGTGATCAACCATGGAGTGCCCCTGGAAAAGCGCCAGAGAATAGAAGATGTAGCCAGGAAATTTTTCGCCCTGCTGTTGGAGGAGAAGAGGAAAGTTCGGAGAGATGAGAAGAAGGTGTTGGGTTACTATGATACTGAGCATACTAAAAACGTTAGAGATTGGAAAGAAGTGTTTGATTTTACTGTATACGATCCAACCTTCATCCCAGCTTCACCTGACCCCGATGATGAAGAAATAACTGAGTGGCATAATCAGTGGCCTCAGAATCCCCCTGAATTAAG GGAGGCATTAGAAGAATATGCCAAAGAGATGGAGAAACTGGCTTTCAAACTGTTGGAATTGATTGCTTTGAGTCTGGCGTTGCCTGGAAACATATTCCAGGGCTTCTTCAAAGAACAGACCACCTACATTAGACTCAATCACTACCCGCCTTGCCCAGCCCCTCACCTCACACTTGGCGTCGGTCGACACAAGGACAGCGGGGCCTTAACTGTACTCGCTCAAGATGATGTTGGAGGACTTGAAGTGAAGAGAAAATCGGACGGCAAGTGGGTTCGTGTCAAGCCCACCCCGGATTCTTATACCATAAACGTTGGTGACATGGTTCAG GTGTGGAGCAATGAAGCTTATGAGAGCGTGGAGCACAGGGTGATGGTGAACTCAGAGAGGGAAAGATTTTCGATTGCGTACTTCTTAATGCCTGCACATTACACCATTGTGAAGCCCTTGGATGAGGTGATAAATGAGCAAAATCCTGCTAAATATAGAGCATACAAGTGGGGAAGGTTTTTCGCACAGAGAAAGCTGAGTAATTTCAGGAAGCTTGATGTGGAGAACATTCAGATCTCTCATTTCAAGATAGAAGACCTATCAAACAAGCTAGAGGGAGCTCTCAAAATCAAGAAGTAA
- the LOC123214075 gene encoding flavanone 3-dioxygenase 2-like has protein sequence MGEVDPAFIQAPEHRPKLSVIETQGIPLIDLSALNSSEGTIDGALVSQIGDACKKWGFFQVINHGVPLEKRQRIEDVARKFFALPLEEKRKVRRDEKKVLGYYDTEHTKNVRDWKEVFDFTVYDPTFIPASPDPDDEEITEWHNQWPQNPPELREALEEYAKEMEKLAFKLLELIALSLGLPGNIFQGFFKEQTTFIRLNHYPPCPASHLTLGVGRHKDAGALTVLAQDDVGGLEVKRKWDGEWVRVKPTPDSYTINVGDMVQVWSNEAYESVEHRVMVNSERERFSIPYFLMPAHYTIVKPLDKVINEHNPAKYRAYKWGRFFAQRKLSNFRKLDVENIQISHFKIEDLSNKLEGALKIKK, from the exons ATGGGGGAAGTAGATCCAGCTTTCATTCAGGCGCCTGAACACAGGCCTAAACTTTCCGTCATTGAAACCCAAGGCATACCTTTGATTGATCTCTCAGCTTTAAACTCTTCTGAAGGCACCATTGATGGAGCCCTGGTTTCGCAGATAGGTGATGCATGCAAGAAATGGGGTTTCTTCCAGGTGATCAACCATGGAGTGCCCCTGGAAAAGCGCCAGAGAATAGAAGATGTAGCCAGGAAATTTTTCGCCCTGCCGTTGGAGGAGAAGAGGAAAGTTCGGAGAGATGAGAAGAAGGTGTTGGGTTACTATGATACTGAGCATACTAAAAACGTTAGAGATTGGAAAGAAGTGTTTGATTTTACTGTATACGATCCAACCTTCATCCCAGCTTCACCTGACCCCGATGATGAAGAAATAACTGAGTGGCATAATCAGTGGCCTCAGAATCCCCCTGAATTAAG GGAGGCATTAGAAGAATATGCCAAAGAGATGGAGAAACTGGCTTTCAAATTGTTGGAATTGATTGCTTTGAGTCTGGGGTTGCCTGGAAACATATTCCAGGGCTTCTTCAAAGAACAAACCACCTTCATTAGACTCAATCACTACCCGCCTTGCCCAGCCTCTCACCTCACACTTGGCGTCGGTCGACACAAGGACGCCGGGGCCTTAACTGTACTCGCTCAAGATGATGTTGGAGGACTTGAAGTGAAGAGAAAATGGGACGGCGAGTGGGTTCGTGTCAAGCCCACCCCGGATTCTTATACCATAAACGTTGGTGACATGGTTCAG GTGTGGAGCAATGAAGCTTATGAGAGCGTGGAGCACAGGGTGATGGTGAACTCAGAGAGGGAAAGATTTTCGATTCCGTACTTCTTAATGCCTGCACATTACACCATTGTGAAGCCCTTGGATAAGGTGATAAATGAGCACAATCCTGCTAAATATAGAGCATACAAGTGGGGAAGGTTTTTCGCACAGAGAAAGCTGAGTAATTTCAGGAAGCTTGATGTGGAGAACATTCAGATCTCTCATTTCAAGATAGAAGACCTATCAAACAAGCTAGAGGGAGCTCTCAAAATCAAGAAGTAA
- the LOC123214078 gene encoding protein DMR6-LIKE OXYGENASE 2-like: MPEVDPAFIQPTDFRPQNKVIEADEIPVIDLSGDTKEIALELGQACKKWGFFQVINHGVPSELRKRMERMAKEFFDQPMEEKKLVKRDEVNPMGYYDSEHTKNVRDWKEVFDLLVKDPSFVPASHEPDDEQLRMLTNQWPQYPHEFRDTCKAYAGEVEKLAYKLLEFISLSLGLPANRMHGYFKDQISFMRLNYYPPCPSPDLALGVGPHKDGGALTVLAQDDVGGLQIKRKSDGEWIPVRPIPDAFIINLGDATQVWSNDTYESPEHRVVVNSTKGRISIPFFFFPAHYVMLKPFEELVSEQNPAKYREFNWGKFFASRNRSDYNKQNVENIQIRHFRI, translated from the exons ATGCCTGAAGTTGATCCAGCCTTCATTCAACCAACTGATTTTCGCCCACAAAACAAAGTTATTGAAGCCGATGAAATCCCAGTTATTGACTTGTCTGGTGACACCAAAGAAATTGCCTTGGAGCTTGGCCAAGCATGCAAGAAATGGGGATTTTTTCAGGTCATCAATCATGGAGTGCCTTCGGAATTGCGCAAAAGGATGGAAAGGATGGCAAAGGAATTCTTTGATCAACCAATGGAGGAGAAGAAGCTGGTGAAGAGAGATGAAGTGAATCCTATGGGATACTATGATAGTGAACATACCAAGAATGTAAGGGATTGGAAGGAGGTGTTTGATTTATTGGTGAAAGATCCTTCCTTTGTGCCAGCTTCCCATGAGCCTGATGATGAACAACTAAGGATGTTGACAAACCAGTGGCCTCAGTACCCTCATGAATTTAG GGACACATGTAAGGCATATGCAGGAGAGGTGGAAAAACTAGCATACAAGTTGTTAGAATTTATCTCCCTCAGCTTAGGCTTGCCCGCAAATCGGATGCATGGTTATTTTAAAGATCAAATCAGCTTTATGCGGCTGAATTACTATCCTCCTTGCCCTTCTCCTGATCTAGCTCTAGGTGTTGGTCCACACAAAGATGGAGGTGCATTAACTGTCCTCGCTCAAGATGATGTTGGTGGGCTTCAAATTAAGAGGAAATCAGATGGAGAGTGGATTCCTGTTAGACCAATCCCAGATGCCTTTATTATTAACCTTGGTGATGCTACTCAG GTATGGAGCAATGATACATATGAAAGTCCAGAGCACAGGGTGGTGGTGAACTCTACAAAGGGAAGGATATCTATtccattcttcttcttccctgCCCACTATGTTATGTTGAAGCCTTTCGAGGAGCTTGTTAGTGAACAAAATCCTGCCAAATACAGGGAATTCAACTGGGGCAAATTTTTTGCTTCTAGAAATCGCAGCGATTACAACAAGCAAAATGTGGAAAACATTCAGATTCGCCATTTCAGGATATAG
- the LOC123214077 gene encoding uncharacterized protein LOC123214077: MEDDKNKNENENQKPEEKKSQNEETKVEESPAKSGGWGGWGFSALTVLSDLQKAAQEISRNASVAAEKAATSFMDVQNEDSEPLKKEEKVEDAASEKESEDENEIKRKSALEKLENASEESFLGQGLRVLDNSVENFTSGAWQALGSAWKGSTAFVQKLEHSAVNLAGSVQQGGETGSAAPSLMETGRAFTAKGMQVLEYVGKETIDLLIAETGIDIEKNKDSEQEGNEDQLSEEVTFDRCFYIYGGPEQIEELEALSNHHALLFNRRKAKLSSDQKSACDGNLKRVQKIFSLSTEVDGSAESDRGKKVETGTEGCGEEMKNLFDLSVSKAADMATGFTNALAGLTVNDIVQRTAGRLESVHSEGVHRLSEMCCVAVSQLLLLGKSIISNASKIQDGDADSDALNIDWPEDSVEKAKIIRTKAQSMTAYLEAVSNSFITGISDVAESYQSAMKSASANSPEVAKPSIQEKANAFSENLRAGHTTAVGKIQDGLQYLSYVVLSTSIPAA; encoded by the exons ATGGAAGACGATAAGAACAAGAACGAGAACGAGAACCAAAAACCAGAAGAGAAAAAGTCCCAAAACGAAGAAACTAAAGTTGAAGAATCACCAGCGAAATCTGGAGGATGGGGAGGTTGGGGTTTTTCTGCGCTTACAGTTCTATCAGATCTTCAAAAGGCTGCTCAAGAGATCTCTCGCAAT GCATCTGTTGCTGCAGAGAAGGCTGCAACGAGCTTCATGGATGTGCAAAATGAAGACTCCGAACCTCTCAAGAAAGAGGAAAAGGTTGAGGACGCTGCATCTGAGAAGGAAAGTGAAGATGAGAATGAAATAAAACGAAAGTCTGCTTTGGAGAAATTGGAGAATGCTAGTGAGGAGTCCTTCCTAGGCCAG GGATTAAGGGTTCTTGATAATTCTGTTGAGAATTTCACTTCTGGAGCTTGGCAGGCTTTAGGAAGCGCATGGAAAGGCAGTACTGCTTTTGTTCAGAA GCTTGAGCACTCTGCTGTGAACCTTGCGGGATCTGTTCAGCAGGGTGGGGAAACTGGTTCTGCTGCACCATCCTTGATGGAG ACTGGAAGAGCTTTTACAGCAAAGGGAATGCAAGTGCTTGAATATGTAGGCAAGGAGACTATCGATCTACTGATCGCAGAGACTGGTATTGACATTGAAAAGAATAAAGATTCAGAACAAGAAGGTAATGAGGATCAGTTATCCGAGGAAGTGACATTTGATCGTTGCTTCTACATATATGGAGGTCCAGAACAGATAGAG GAACTGGAGGCGTTGTCCAACCACCATGCACTCTTATTTAATAGAAGAAAGGCAAAATTATCATCAGATCAGAAATCTGCATGTGATGGAAATCTCAAACGAGTCCAGAAAATTTTTAGCTTGAGTACTGAAGTGGATGGTAGTGCTGAGTCAGATAGAGGAAAAAAAGTAGAAACTGGAACTGAGGGATGTGGtgaagaaatgaagaatttatttgatttgagcGTCAGCAAGGCTGCTGATATGGCTACAGG CTTCACGAATGCCTTAGCAGGACTAACTGTCAATGATATTGTTCAAAGGACTGCTGGCAGACTAGAATCTGTTCATTCAGAGGGTGTTCAT AGACTCTCCGAAATGTGCTGTGTTGCTGTATCTCAATTGCTTTTGCTCGGAAAATCCATAATATCAAATGCTAGCAAGATTCAAGATGGAGATGCTGATAGTGATGCTTTGAATATTGACTGGCCTGAGGATTCTGTTGAAAAAGCTAAAATAATCAGAACAAAGGCACAATCAATGACAGCATATCTAGAAGCAGTTTCAAACAGCTTTATTACAG GCATATCTGATGTTGCTGAATCTTACCAATCAGCCATGAAGAGTGCTTCTGCCAATTCTCCTGAAGTTGCAAAACCATCAATTCAGGAAAAAGCTAATGCCTTCTCTGAAAATCTCCGTGCTGGTCACACAACTGCAGTGGGAAAAATCCAGGACGGGCTCCAATACTTGTCTTATGTAGTCCTTTCAACTTCTATTCCTGCAGCATGA